From Nocardioides faecalis:
ATGGATGGTCGCCAACTACAGAACCCGGCTTACAGGCCAGCCCGTCCCCTTCACCATCCTTCGAACATGTGTTCTAAATTGGACCCATGGTCGGTCAGCGAGGTGTGGCGCATGTGTGGGTGCGTCAGCGGCACGGCCCGGAGCGCTGGCCCGGCCTGGTGATCACCTGGGACAAGGCCGCCGACGGGACGTGGTCGGCGCTGGTGACCTACCGCCGCGGGCACGAGTTCGTCACCGAGTGGGTGGAGCGGGAACGGCTGACCCCGGTGCCGTGGCGCCCGCACACCGGCACCGCCTACGGCTGAGCAGTACGACGCCTCGGCTGGCGCCGACCGACACTCGATGACCAGGCTCGCTGACCGGCCCCCGGTGACCATCCGGTCGGACCACCCCGGTGGGGTCGATCGGTTCGACTCTCGCTGAACCGGCCCGCGCCACCACCGGCGCCGCCTAGCGTCGCGGCGTGTTGCGACGTACTTCTCTCCTGCTGCTTGCCCTCGCCCTGTCCCTGACCGGTGCCGCCCTGGTCGCGCCGACCGCGCAGGCGGGGGCGCCGTCGGTGGCCCGAGCCGGGATCAACTGCACCGACTTCAGCACCCAGGCCGCGGCGCAGGCGTACTTCCTCGCCCACGGCGGGCCGTCGTACGACCCCGAGGGCCTCGACCGCGAGGGTGACGGCATCGCGTGCGAGTCCAACCCGTGCCCGTGCAGCACCAGCACGACGCCGGGCGGCAGCAAGCCGAAGAGCGACAAGCCCAAGGCCACGCCCAAGCCGAAGCCGAAGGCGAAGAAGACCTACCGCGACCGGGTGCGCGTGACCCGCGTCGTCGACGGCGACACCATCGAGGTCCGGCTCAGCGGTGGCGCGGTGCGCAAGGTGCGCCTGCTCGGCATCGACACCCCCGAGGTGCACGGCACCGTCGAGTGCGGCGGCCGGTCGGCCTCGAGCGCCACCAAGCGGCTGCTGCCGCGCGGCACCACCGTCACCCTGACCTCCGACCCCACCCAGCAGCTCAAGGACCGCTACGGCCGGCTGCTGCGCTACGTGCAGAAGGGCGGCACGGACGTGGGCCGGCTGCTGGTCAAGCGCGGCTGGGCCGAGGTCTACGTCTACGGCGGCAAGCCGTTCCAGCGGGCCCGCGACTACCGCGGCGTGCAGCGGTGGTCCAAGGTGCGCAGCAAGGGCATCTGGGGCGTGTGCTGACCCCGGGGCGAAAGCCTCGGAAGGCGCGGGGGAGCGCACTACCCTCGGCTCCATGAGCCGCGTGTTCGCGATGAGCGTCGCCAGTGTCTACCCGCTCTATGTGGCCAAGGCGGAGCGCAAGGGCCGCACCAAGGCCGAGGTGGACCAGGTCATCGAGTGGCTGACCGGCTTCGACGAGGCCGCCGTGGCCGCCCACCTCGAGGCCGGTACGACGCTGGCGGAGTTCTTCGACCAGGCCACCGTGAACCCCGACGCCGAGCTGATCACCGGCCTCGTCTGCGGGGTGCGGGTCGAGGACGTCGAGGACCCGCTGATGCGCAACATCCGCTACCTCGACAAGCTCGTCGACGAGCTGGCCAAGGGCAAGGCCCTCGAGAAGGTGCTGCGCAGCGCGTGAGCCCCACCGAGATCGAGCAGGTGCGTGCCCGGCTGGCCGCCGAGCGCGAGCAGACGCTGCGCCGCCTCGGCGACCTGACCGACGACTACGACGCCGTGGTCGCCGCCTCCCGCGACACCAACGCCGACGACGAGCACGACCCGGAGGGCGCGACCATCGCGTTCGAACGCTCCCAGGTCGGCGCGCTCGTCCGTCAGGCCCGTACCCACCTGCGCGAGGTCGCCGCCGCCGAGGCGCGCCTCGCCGCCGGCACGTACGGCGTCTGCGAGTCCTGTGGCCGGCCGATCGCCGCGGGCCGGCTGGAGGCGCGGCCGGTGGCGCGCACCTGCATCGACTGCGCCTCCCGGACCCGCTGAACCTCAGCCGACGACGACGCCGCCTCGGTGGATCTCGCGGTGGGTCTCGTAGAGGCGGCCGTTGAGGTGCAGTCGCTCGACCTCGGCGTCGCTCAGCTCGCGTCGTACCTTGCCCGGGACGCCGGCGACCAGGGAGCGCGGCGGCACCTGCATGCCCTCGGTGATCAGCGCGCCGGCGGCGATGAGGACCTCGTCGCCGATGACGGCGTCGTTCATGATCGTGGCGCCCATGCCGACGAGCACGTGGTCGCCGACGGTGGCGCCGTGAATGATCGCGCCGTGCCCGACCGAGACGCCCTCGCCGAGGGTGATCGGCTTGCCCTTGTCGGTGTGGAAGACGCAGTTGTCCTGCACGTTGGAGCCGGCACCGACGGTGATGGGCTCGTTGTCGGCGCGCAGCACCGCGCCGTAGAAGACGGAGGCGCCCTCGGCCAGCTGCACCGAGCCGATCAGGGTGGCGCTGGGAGCGACCCAGGCCGAGTCCGGTACGACGGGGGAGCGGTCATCGAGCGCGATCAACATGGCCGCAACGCTAGCCATCGGTGCCCGGGCGGCGCGGCGCGGGCGGGTGGTGCTCCACCCCGGGTGCCGCGGTGGGATCCTCGTCGTCGTACCGAGCAGCGAGGAGGACCCTTGACGTCGACCACGGCCGACCACCCTGACCAGCGGGACGCGAACGTGAGCTCCCCGGTGGCGAGCTCCCCGGTGGCGAGCGCGCAGGTGAGCGCCCCGGCGGGGAGGGGGACCGGCAGCTGCTACGCGCTGCTGGAGAGCCGGACCGACGCCGACGGCACGGTGGTCGAGACCTTCGCCAGCCACCAGCACACCGGCAGCGCCTGGGGGCCGATGCAGCACGGCGGACCGGTGGCCGGCCTGCTCACCCGCGCGATGGAGCGCCTCGGCGCCCGGCCGGGAGCCCGGATCTCGAAGGTCGGCGTGGACATCCTCGGCGCCGTACCGATCGATGAGGTCCGAGTGAGCGCCCGGGTGGAGCGCCCCGGTCGCCGCATCGAGCTGCTCTCGGCGGTGATGGAGGCCGCCGACGGTGCCGGTGGTCACCGCCCGGTCGCCCGGGCCTCGGCCTGGCGGCTCGCGAGCAGCCCCACCGACGACGTCGTGTGGCAGGCGGACGGACCCCTACCGTTCCCTGGCCCCGGCGGGGTCCCCGGCCTGGCCTGGCTCGGCCTGCCGGACGGCTGGGCGCTCGACGGGTTCGTGGACGCCGTCACCTGGAACATGGTCGACCGCGGCGGAGAGCCGGGGCACCCGACCACGGCATGGCTGCGGCTGGACTGCCCGCTGGTCGCCGGCGAGGAGACCACCGCGCTGCAGCGCACGCTCACCCTCGCCGATACGGTCAACGGCGTCGGCGCCCGGCTGGACCCGGCGACGTTCACCTTCCTGAACACCGACATGACGGTGCACCTGCACACCGTGCCGCGCGGCGAGTGGCTCGGCATCCGTGCCGAGAACACCACCGGCCCCGACGGCGTGGGGATGAGCGTGGGCGTCCTGTACGACGTCCACGGCCCCGTCGCCCGGGTCGCCCAGAACGTCCTCGTCGAGCGCCGGCCGGGCGCATGACTGGGGCGACGGTGCCGGCCGGCACGGCGGATGGGGCCGCGGAGGCTTCGGCCGTGCGGGCGCTGTGGGAGCCGCTGGGCATCCCCGGCATCGTCGACGTGCACACGCACTTCATGCCCGACCGGGTGCTGCGCAAGGTCTGGGCCTACTTCGACCAGGTCGGCCCGCTGACCGGCCGGACCTGGCCGATCACGTACCGCTTCGACGAGGAGCGCCGCATCGAGATCCTGCGCGACCTCGGCGTGCGCCGGTTCACCTCGCTGAACTACCCGCACCGTGCCGGCATGGCGCAGTGGCTCAACGAGTGGAGCGCGGAGTTCGCGGCGTCGTACGAGGCGTGCCTGCACTCGGCGACCTTCTACCCCGAGCCCGGTGCCGGTGCGTACGTCGCCGCGGCGATCGACGCGGGTGCGCAGGTGTTCAAGGCGCACGTGCAGGTCGGTGACTACGACCCGAACGACCCGCTGCTGGACCCGGTGTGGGAGGTGCTGGCCGAGCGGCGGGTGCCGGTGGTGATCCACGCCGGCCACGGCCCCGCGCCGGGCACCTTCACCGGCCCGGCGGGCATGGTGAGGCTGCTGCAGCGCTACCCGGGCCTGGTGCTGGTCGTCGCGCACATGGGGCTGCCCGACTACGGCGCATTCCTGGACCTGGTGGAGCAGCACGACGGCGTGCACCTGGACACCACCATGGCCTTCACCCGGTTCACCGAGGAGACCGCGCCGTTCCCGCGTGCGGAGCTGCCGCGGCTGCGCGACCTGGGGCAGCGGGTGCTGTTCGGCAGCGACTTCCCCAACATCCCCTACCCCTATCTTGAGTCCGTGCGTGCCGTGGTCGACCTCGACCTCGGCGACGACTGGCTGCGCGGGGTGCTGCACGACAACGCCGTGCGGCTGTTCGGGCTCGACTGACCTCGCCGGCGTGAGCGGTCACTACGCTCCGGCCATGCGCATGCTCCCGTTGGTCGCGGCCCTGCTCAGCGGGCTGCTCCTGGCGCCTCCGCTCCCAGCCACCGCCGCCACCCCGACCAGGACGACCACC
This genomic window contains:
- a CDS encoding thermonuclease family protein: MLRRTSLLLLALALSLTGAALVAPTAQAGAPSVARAGINCTDFSTQAAAQAYFLAHGGPSYDPEGLDREGDGIACESNPCPCSTSTTPGGSKPKSDKPKATPKPKPKAKKTYRDRVRVTRVVDGDTIEVRLSGGAVRKVRLLGIDTPEVHGTVECGGRSASSATKRLLPRGTTVTLTSDPTQQLKDRYGRLLRYVQKGGTDVGRLLVKRGWAEVYVYGGKPFQRARDYRGVQRWSKVRSKGIWGVC
- a CDS encoding DUF2200 domain-containing protein, with translation MSRVFAMSVASVYPLYVAKAERKGRTKAEVDQVIEWLTGFDEAAVAAHLEAGTTLAEFFDQATVNPDAELITGLVCGVRVEDVEDPLMRNIRYLDKLVDELAKGKALEKVLRSA
- a CDS encoding TraR/DksA family transcriptional regulator — encoded protein: MSPTEIEQVRARLAAEREQTLRRLGDLTDDYDAVVAASRDTNADDEHDPEGATIAFERSQVGALVRQARTHLREVAAAEARLAAGTYGVCESCGRPIAAGRLEARPVARTCIDCASRTR
- a CDS encoding gamma carbonic anhydrase family protein, with amino-acid sequence MLIALDDRSPVVPDSAWVAPSATLIGSVQLAEGASVFYGAVLRADNEPITVGAGSNVQDNCVFHTDKGKPITLGEGVSVGHGAIIHGATVGDHVLVGMGATIMNDAVIGDEVLIAAGALITEGMQVPPRSLVAGVPGKVRRELSDAEVERLHLNGRLYETHREIHRGGVVVG
- a CDS encoding thioesterase family protein, whose translation is MTSTTADHPDQRDANVSSPVASSPVASAQVSAPAGRGTGSCYALLESRTDADGTVVETFASHQHTGSAWGPMQHGGPVAGLLTRAMERLGARPGARISKVGVDILGAVPIDEVRVSARVERPGRRIELLSAVMEAADGAGGHRPVARASAWRLASSPTDDVVWQADGPLPFPGPGGVPGLAWLGLPDGWALDGFVDAVTWNMVDRGGEPGHPTTAWLRLDCPLVAGEETTALQRTLTLADTVNGVGARLDPATFTFLNTDMTVHLHTVPRGEWLGIRAENTTGPDGVGMSVGVLYDVHGPVARVAQNVLVERRPGA
- a CDS encoding amidohydrolase family protein, producing MRALWEPLGIPGIVDVHTHFMPDRVLRKVWAYFDQVGPLTGRTWPITYRFDEERRIEILRDLGVRRFTSLNYPHRAGMAQWLNEWSAEFAASYEACLHSATFYPEPGAGAYVAAAIDAGAQVFKAHVQVGDYDPNDPLLDPVWEVLAERRVPVVIHAGHGPAPGTFTGPAGMVRLLQRYPGLVLVVAHMGLPDYGAFLDLVEQHDGVHLDTTMAFTRFTEETAPFPRAELPRLRDLGQRVLFGSDFPNIPYPYLESVRAVVDLDLGDDWLRGVLHDNAVRLFGLD